A stretch of Megalobrama amblycephala isolate DHTTF-2021 linkage group LG14, ASM1881202v1, whole genome shotgun sequence DNA encodes these proteins:
- the wnt5b gene encoding protein Wnt-5b isoform X2: MDVRMNQGHLLLAVTLIFCNSQLLVVANSWWSLAMNPIQRPEMYIIGAQPLCSQLTGLSQGQRKLCQLYQDHMVYIGEGAKTGIKECQYQFRQRRWNCSTVDNTSVFGRVMQIGSRETAFTYAISAAGVVNAVSRACREGELSTCGCSRAARPKDLPRDWLWGGCGDNVNYGYRFAREFVDAREREKNYPRGSVEHARTLMNLQNNEAGRMAVYNLANVACKCHGVSGSCSLKTCWLQLADFRRVGEFLKEKYDSAAAMRISRRGKLELVNNRFNPPTGEDLVYIDPSPDYCLRNETTGSLGTQGRLCNKTSEGMDGCELMCCGRGYDQFKTYKHERCHCKFHWCCYVKCKRCTSLVDQFVCK; the protein is encoded by the exons ATGGATGTGAGAATGAACCAAGGACACCTACTTCTGGCAGTGACCCTCATCTTCTGCAACTCACAGCTGCTGGTGGTCGCCAACTCGTGGTG GTCATTAGCCATGAACCCCATCCAGAGACCGGAGATGTACATCATTGGAGCACAGCCTCTGTGCAGCCAGCTGACGGGCCTGTCCCAGGGTCAGAGGAAGCTCTGCCAGCTCTATCAGGACCATATGGTTTATATCGGAGAGGGGGCGAAGACGGGCATAAAGGAGTGTCAGTATCAGTTCAGGCAAAGGCGATGGAACTGTAGCACGGTGGACAACACATCAGTGTTCGGCCGCGTCATGCAGATAG GCAGCAGAGAAACAGCTTTTACTTACGCCATCAGTGCAGCAGGCGTTGTGAATGCGGTGAGTCGGGCGTGCCGCGAGGGTGAGCTCTCCACCTGCGGCTGCAGCCGGGCGGCTCGTCCCAAAGACCTCCCGAGAGACTGGCTATGGGGCGGCTGCGGGGACAACGTCAACTACGGCTACCGTTTCGCCCGGGAGTTTGTGGACGCCCGCGAGCGCGAGAAGAACTACCCACGTGGATCGGTTGAGCATGCGCGCACGCTTATGAATCTACAGAACAATGAGGCCGGGAGAATG GCAGTGTACAATCTGGCCAACGTCGCCTGCAAGTGTCACGGCGTCTCCGGCTCATGCAGTCTGAAAACTTGTTGGCTCCAGCTGGCCGACTTCCGTCGTGTGGGTGAGTTCCTGAAGGAGAAGTACGACAGCGCCGCCGCCATGCGCATCAGCCGACGAGGCAAGCTGGAGCTGGTCAACAACCGCTTCAACCCCCCGACAGGCGAGGACCTGGTCTACATCGACCCCAGCCCAGACTACTGCCTGCGTAACGAGACCACCGGCTCTCTGGGCACCCAGGGCCGCCTGTGCAACAAGACCTCGGAGGGCATGGACGGCTGCGAGCTCATGTGCTGCGGTCGCGGTTACGACCAGTTCAAGACCTACAAACATGAGCGTTGCCACTGCAAATTCCACTGGTGCTGCTACGTCAAGTGCAAGCGCTGCACGTCGCTCGTAGACCAGTTTGTGTGCAAGTAG
- the LOC125244579 gene encoding uncharacterized protein LOC125244579, translating to MEHAQTGSGSAAGRGRGGARRRQTTIPGGVEIRDAGREKESKLISNERRTEAGDLYRGWRPPLSVQSGSRAFVTHSTGTTRTTFHYTRPDSTPRGIRYASVASTKAHQDHAFPSKTNLRQTGPEERERRESRGSHHTFKSTSPKKASASNSKKNKKDEVEGGRAARLDIISTACAYRTRPDLDLFTSGNLQEKSQGSQMCHNSRKEALSSVNTLNTLIFPKTNICGGALRTASTHIGRQMDFLWGRFVLKALK from the exons ATGGAGCACGCTCAGACGGGGTCAGGGTCGGCTGCTGGGCGGGGTCGGGGCGGAGCGCGGAGACGGCAAACAACCATCCCTGGAGGTGTAGAGATAAGAGACGCGGGACGGGAAAAAGAATCTAAa TTGATTTCTAATGAAAGACGCACAGAAGCAGGTGATCTTTATAGAGGGTGGAGGCCTCCTCTCTCTGTACAGTCTGGGTCACGAGCCTTTGTGACCCACAGCACCGGAACCACACGCACCACCTTTCACTACACCCGCCCCGACTCCACGCCGAGGGGCATCCGATACGCTTCTGTCGCCTCCACAAAAGCCCACCAAGACCATGCCTTTCCAAGCAAGACAAATCTCCGGCAAACAGGCCCCGAAGAAAGAGAACGCCGGGAGTCTCGGGGGTCACACCACACCTTCAAATCCACCTCCCCAAAAAAAGCAAGTGCCAGTAActcaaaaaagaacaaaaaggaTGAAGTTGAGGGTGGTCGAGCTGCTCGGCTAGATATAATCTCCACGGCATGCGCGTACAGAACCCGTCCAGACCTTGACCTCTTCACCTCAGGGAACCTCCAGGAGAAGAGCCAGGGATCTCAGATGTGCCATAACTCCAGAAAAGAGGCCCTCTCTTCTGTAAACACCTTAAATACACTCATCTTCCCTAAGACAAACATATGTGGTGGAGCTCTGCGCACGGCAAGCACCCACATCGGCAGGCAAATGGACTTTTTATGGGGCCGCTTCGTTTTAAAAGCACTCAAATAA
- the wnt5b gene encoding protein Wnt-5b isoform X1, with protein sequence MFPQRRLFTFPFLGRGRMDVRMNQGHLLLAVTLIFCNSQLLVVANSWWSLAMNPIQRPEMYIIGAQPLCSQLTGLSQGQRKLCQLYQDHMVYIGEGAKTGIKECQYQFRQRRWNCSTVDNTSVFGRVMQIGSRETAFTYAISAAGVVNAVSRACREGELSTCGCSRAARPKDLPRDWLWGGCGDNVNYGYRFAREFVDAREREKNYPRGSVEHARTLMNLQNNEAGRMAVYNLANVACKCHGVSGSCSLKTCWLQLADFRRVGEFLKEKYDSAAAMRISRRGKLELVNNRFNPPTGEDLVYIDPSPDYCLRNETTGSLGTQGRLCNKTSEGMDGCELMCCGRGYDQFKTYKHERCHCKFHWCCYVKCKRCTSLVDQFVCK encoded by the exons ATGTTTCCCCAGAGGAGGCTCTTCACATTTCCATTTCTTGGACGAGGAAGGATGGATGTGAGAATGAACCAAGGACACCTACTTCTGGCAGTGACCCTCATCTTCTGCAACTCACAGCTGCTGGTGGTCGCCAACTCGTGGTG GTCATTAGCCATGAACCCCATCCAGAGACCGGAGATGTACATCATTGGAGCACAGCCTCTGTGCAGCCAGCTGACGGGCCTGTCCCAGGGTCAGAGGAAGCTCTGCCAGCTCTATCAGGACCATATGGTTTATATCGGAGAGGGGGCGAAGACGGGCATAAAGGAGTGTCAGTATCAGTTCAGGCAAAGGCGATGGAACTGTAGCACGGTGGACAACACATCAGTGTTCGGCCGCGTCATGCAGATAG GCAGCAGAGAAACAGCTTTTACTTACGCCATCAGTGCAGCAGGCGTTGTGAATGCGGTGAGTCGGGCGTGCCGCGAGGGTGAGCTCTCCACCTGCGGCTGCAGCCGGGCGGCTCGTCCCAAAGACCTCCCGAGAGACTGGCTATGGGGCGGCTGCGGGGACAACGTCAACTACGGCTACCGTTTCGCCCGGGAGTTTGTGGACGCCCGCGAGCGCGAGAAGAACTACCCACGTGGATCGGTTGAGCATGCGCGCACGCTTATGAATCTACAGAACAATGAGGCCGGGAGAATG GCAGTGTACAATCTGGCCAACGTCGCCTGCAAGTGTCACGGCGTCTCCGGCTCATGCAGTCTGAAAACTTGTTGGCTCCAGCTGGCCGACTTCCGTCGTGTGGGTGAGTTCCTGAAGGAGAAGTACGACAGCGCCGCCGCCATGCGCATCAGCCGACGAGGCAAGCTGGAGCTGGTCAACAACCGCTTCAACCCCCCGACAGGCGAGGACCTGGTCTACATCGACCCCAGCCCAGACTACTGCCTGCGTAACGAGACCACCGGCTCTCTGGGCACCCAGGGCCGCCTGTGCAACAAGACCTCGGAGGGCATGGACGGCTGCGAGCTCATGTGCTGCGGTCGCGGTTACGACCAGTTCAAGACCTACAAACATGAGCGTTGCCACTGCAAATTCCACTGGTGCTGCTACGTCAAGTGCAAGCGCTGCACGTCGCTCGTAGACCAGTTTGTGTGCAAGTAG